The Nitrospirota bacterium genome has a window encoding:
- a CDS encoding DNA internalization-related competence protein ComEC/Rec2: protein MSFLLSFLSGIIFFFISRYFLFCSIVLFLSSAAWLIKNKKSRWIPFIVLGIVYALFRAPVAEQPLQPWNKKMEITGRFLQKGSAPSAAPDAQNFVIEKALDEETGQEIGAMEDEKIRLRADAAFDPDDTYELLVETGKDRTRLNPGSSGRVFLTARLLGILGQEEAETALGNMFERSRASLHEYIVGRFSKADADFISAVTIGEVHFDEDLKNAFNATGLAHILSISGTHFGLLSVVMFTLFLFLIRSLPYRVFLRLTLYLSPQQVAAMICLPLMVLYLGISGGSVPAVRSFVMISLFLFGLLIGRKGFWLNTVLLAAFALVLWDPAVIMTLTFQLSFIAVLFIGFSVERRGEDDEKTAETKKHNALAEFLKSSLRLTLAATIGTAPLVAYHFHYFSLISPFSNLVAAPLIGFVVLPLALISSFAYLLTGYYIFGPLVELTTDLSLWLVTTMAKIPFADIKISAFPLALVVFFYAGIFCYLAWGRKKILLLLPALPFLIYASISLFSPRELSVTFLDVGQGDAAVVELPDGKVLAVDTGRSGYETTNFLKYLGRRTVDALVITHSHPDHSGGADLMLKQYRIQEIWDNGRLEFPEELVLPETHRRLERGDIVGGRNYRIEVLHPYPEFYTREDNDFVDENNSSLVLKVTGRDHAFLFVGDVEDEAEDDLSHLGLRLKSDVLKVPHHGGRSSVHEKFLSEISPSIAVISVGRDNSFGHPRPEMLDVLSDAQIFRTDRDGAVKITETAGGLQISTYQDYALERADTWAKEVKNIRRLFSIW, encoded by the coding sequence ATGTCTTTTTTGCTGAGCTTTCTTTCCGGCATTATCTTTTTCTTTATCTCCCGGTATTTTTTGTTCTGCAGTATTGTTCTCTTCCTTTCCTCTGCTGCCTGGCTCATAAAAAATAAGAAAAGCAGATGGATCCCTTTCATCGTCCTCGGGATCGTCTATGCGCTGTTCAGGGCGCCTGTTGCGGAGCAGCCGCTGCAGCCCTGGAACAAGAAAATGGAGATAACAGGCAGATTTCTGCAAAAGGGCAGCGCACCTTCGGCTGCTCCTGATGCACAGAACTTTGTTATCGAAAAAGCGCTTGATGAAGAGACCGGGCAGGAGATCGGGGCAATGGAGGATGAGAAGATCAGGCTGCGCGCAGATGCAGCGTTCGACCCTGACGATACCTATGAACTTCTTGTTGAAACGGGAAAGGACAGGACCCGCCTGAACCCCGGCAGCAGCGGAAGGGTTTTTCTCACGGCTCGGCTTCTTGGGATCCTTGGTCAGGAAGAAGCAGAAACTGCTCTTGGGAATATGTTTGAACGCTCGCGGGCTTCTCTGCATGAGTACATTGTGGGCCGTTTCAGCAAGGCGGATGCGGATTTTATTTCTGCGGTGACCATTGGTGAGGTCCATTTTGATGAAGATCTGAAGAACGCCTTCAATGCAACCGGTCTTGCCCATATCCTCAGCATCTCAGGTACTCACTTTGGCCTTCTGTCGGTCGTTATGTTCACCCTTTTTCTGTTCCTGATAAGGAGTTTGCCATACCGTGTTTTTCTGCGTCTGACCCTGTATCTGAGCCCGCAGCAGGTTGCAGCAATGATCTGTCTCCCTCTCATGGTGCTCTATCTGGGCATTTCAGGAGGGAGTGTGCCTGCGGTCAGGTCCTTTGTCATGATCAGTCTTTTTCTCTTCGGTCTTCTGATAGGCAGAAAGGGATTTTGGCTCAATACGGTCCTTCTCGCTGCCTTTGCGCTTGTTCTCTGGGACCCGGCAGTGATCATGACCCTGACCTTTCAGCTATCATTCATCGCGGTCCTCTTCATCGGGTTTTCTGTGGAACGCAGGGGGGAAGATGATGAGAAGACCGCAGAGACGAAGAAGCACAATGCATTGGCAGAATTCCTGAAAAGTTCCCTGCGGCTGACCCTGGCAGCAACCATCGGTACAGCGCCGCTGGTAGCATATCACTTTCATTATTTCTCTCTCATATCCCCTTTTTCGAATCTGGTCGCTGCCCCGCTGATCGGATTTGTTGTCCTGCCCCTGGCCCTTATCTCTTCATTTGCCTATCTCCTGACCGGATATTATATCTTTGGCCCCCTGGTCGAGCTGACAACGGATCTTTCTCTTTGGCTTGTGACCACGATGGCGAAAATACCTTTTGCTGATATAAAGATATCTGCATTTCCCCTGGCACTGGTCGTCTTCTTCTATGCCGGGATTTTTTGCTATCTCGCCTGGGGGAGAAAGAAGATCTTGCTCCTTCTGCCTGCACTGCCGTTTCTTATTTATGCGAGTATCAGTTTATTCTCCCCCAGGGAACTCAGCGTGACATTCCTTGATGTGGGGCAGGGAGATGCCGCTGTTGTTGAACTGCCCGACGGAAAGGTCCTTGCGGTGGATACCGGGAGAAGCGGATATGAGACCACGAACTTTCTCAAATATCTCGGCCGAAGAACAGTCGATGCCCTTGTCATTACCCATTCTCATCCTGACCATTCAGGCGGCGCAGATCTCATGCTGAAGCAGTACCGTATACAGGAGATATGGGACAATGGCCGTCTTGAGTTTCCCGAAGAACTGGTATTGCCTGAAACGCACCGCAGACTGGAGCGGGGTGATATTGTCGGGGGCAGGAACTACAGGATAGAGGTGCTTCATCCGTACCCTGAATTTTATACGCGGGAGGACAATGATTTTGTTGACGAGAACAACTCCTCGCTCGTTCTGAAAGTAACAGGAAGGGATCATGCATTCCTCTTTGTGGGAGATGTTGAGGATGAGGCAGAGGATGATCTGTCTCATCTCGGCCTGCGGCTCAAGAGCGATGTACTCAAGGTCCCTCATCATGGCGGAAGATCGTCTGTTCATGAGAAATTTCTCTCTGAGATATCGCCCTCTATTGCGGTGATATCGGTTGGAAGAGACAATTCTTTTGGCCATCCGCGGCCCGAGATGCTCGATGTATTGTCAGACGCGCAGATATTCAGAACAGACAGGGATGGGGCGGTCAAGATCACCGAAACAGCAGGAGGGTTGCAGATCAGTACATATCAGGACTATGCCCTGGAGAGGGCTGATACCTGGGCAAAGGAAGTTAAGAATATCAGGAGGCTCTTCAGTATCTGGTAA
- a CDS encoding TIGR00159 family protein: MLELLRQHRWILDILDILVMSLILYRLLLIIKGTKAVQMLLGLGVLLVASFASRHLELFTIDWLVQSFWAQIVLAIIVLFQPEIRKALAHMGEAQFLTSFTTAEELRSHEEIVRAAVSLANKKIGALIVIERETSLKDFIEVGTTLDAKVSRELLVSIFHPSSPIHDGAVIIKGNRIAAAGCFLPITLSAEVSKSFGTRHRAGIGLTEDTDAVAVIVSEETGQISIVLGGKIEGRLDMGMLRDMLTDIFATKKAKK; this comes from the coding sequence ATGCTCGAACTCCTGAGACAGCACCGATGGATCCTCGACATCCTCGACATCCTTGTGATGTCGCTGATCCTCTATCGTCTTCTTCTGATCATCAAGGGGACAAAGGCCGTTCAGATGCTGCTTGGGCTCGGCGTCCTGCTCGTTGCTTCTTTTGCCTCCCGGCATCTTGAGCTGTTCACCATAGACTGGCTTGTCCAGAGCTTCTGGGCGCAGATCGTCCTTGCCATCATCGTCCTGTTTCAGCCGGAGATCCGCAAGGCGCTGGCGCATATGGGTGAAGCGCAATTCCTGACCTCTTTTACGACTGCCGAAGAGCTGCGGTCTCATGAGGAGATCGTCAGGGCTGCGGTTTCTCTCGCAAACAAAAAGATCGGCGCACTGATCGTCATCGAGCGGGAGACGAGTCTGAAGGACTTCATTGAGGTCGGTACAACGCTTGACGCAAAGGTTTCCCGGGAACTTCTCGTGAGCATTTTTCATCCTTCATCGCCGATCCACGACGGCGCTGTCATTATCAAAGGCAACAGGATCGCTGCTGCCGGCTGCTTCCTCCCTATCACCCTGAGCGCTGAAGTGAGCAAGTCCTTTGGAACGCGCCACAGGGCAGGCATCGGCCTTACTGAGGATACAGATGCTGTTGCGGTCATTGTGTCAGAAGAAACCGGCCAGATATCCATAGTTCTGGGCGGCAAGATAGAGGGCAGACTTGACATGGGGATGCTGAGAGATATGCTGACCGATATATTTGCGACCAAGAAGGCCAAGAAATGA
- a CDS encoding response regulator yields the protein MSLGTLAATFRNMTIRKKLSVLLLTAGTTAVLIACIIFYVMTTSHFRRSHEEGSKSLAKIMARNCEASLAFRIPEDADRVLNALSAKPSVTYAVVKDLRGEVFAAYGTLSKDLSTGKAANADASDEAPDGYLMIHENIMMAGSVIGSITLYDDMREAGRIRLFALSMMGVVVLISMAVFFVMISPMQRMISEPILSLSAAARRISGQQDFSLRVEKLGNDEVGQLVDDFNAMIGHIEDRNIERKRTETERQKLEAQLLQAQKMEAIGHLAGGIAHDFNNMLQAIIGYASLLDMQVDQDSPLKTYVAEILNSSEKSADLTKQLLAFSRKQIISPKQIDLNQLIQGMEKMLGRLIGEDVEFETYLADRDLSVVVDPGQIGQVLMNLCTNARDAMPDGGHLSISTEAVQLGDDYIAANIIEKPGMYALISVTDTGVGMDDETRQKIFDPFFTTKGIGRGTGLGLSMAYGIIKQHNGHINVYSEMGKGSTFRIYLPLSEAVTAVTAVTAVTEAAVTMPRGGKETILVAEDNEEVRGLIRSVLEGFSYTVITAGDGEEALHKFRENEDRIKLVILDVIMPRKNGKEVYDEITRTNPGMKVLFSSGYTADVISTKGVLEGKMDFISKPVTPHDLLNKIREILDRQA from the coding sequence ATGTCGCTTGGTACGCTGGCAGCAACGTTTCGCAACATGACGATCAGGAAGAAGCTCTCGGTGCTTCTGCTGACCGCCGGCACCACAGCGGTGCTGATCGCCTGCATTATCTTTTATGTTATGACGACAAGTCATTTCCGCAGGTCTCATGAAGAGGGAAGCAAAAGCCTTGCAAAGATTATGGCCCGCAATTGCGAAGCATCTCTTGCTTTCCGCATACCGGAGGATGCTGACCGTGTTCTTAATGCCCTGTCTGCAAAACCTTCTGTCACCTATGCCGTAGTCAAGGATCTAAGGGGTGAAGTTTTTGCTGCATATGGAACGCTTTCGAAAGACCTTTCAACCGGAAAGGCCGCTAATGCAGATGCCAGTGACGAGGCTCCTGACGGATATCTGATGATACATGAAAATATCATGATGGCAGGCAGCGTTATCGGATCGATCACCCTGTATGATGATATGCGCGAGGCTGGCAGGATCAGGCTGTTTGCCCTGTCCATGATGGGAGTTGTTGTGCTGATCTCGATGGCTGTCTTTTTCGTGATGATCTCACCTATGCAGAGGATGATATCAGAACCTATCCTGTCGCTGTCTGCTGCTGCCAGACGCATATCGGGCCAGCAGGATTTTTCGCTGCGGGTTGAAAAGCTCGGCAATGATGAGGTGGGTCAGCTTGTCGATGACTTTAATGCCATGATAGGCCATATTGAAGACAGAAATATCGAGCGCAAGAGAACGGAAACGGAAAGACAGAAGCTTGAAGCGCAACTGCTTCAGGCACAGAAGATGGAGGCTATCGGGCATCTTGCCGGCGGGATTGCGCATGACTTCAATAATATGCTTCAGGCGATCATCGGGTACGCAAGCCTTCTTGATATGCAGGTCGATCAGGATAGTCCGCTGAAAACGTATGTGGCAGAGATATTAAATTCTTCGGAAAAATCTGCTGATCTGACAAAGCAGCTGCTGGCATTCAGCCGCAAACAGATAATAAGCCCGAAACAGATCGATCTGAACCAGCTCATTCAGGGGATGGAGAAGATGCTGGGCAGACTTATCGGCGAAGACGTTGAGTTCGAAACGTATCTTGCGGACAGGGATCTTTCAGTCGTTGTAGATCCTGGCCAGATCGGTCAGGTGCTGATGAATCTTTGTACGAATGCGCGTGATGCAATGCCTGATGGAGGACACTTGTCGATCAGTACGGAAGCGGTGCAGTTGGGTGATGACTATATTGCAGCAAACATTATAGAAAAACCTGGCATGTACGCACTTATATCGGTAACTGATACCGGAGTGGGAATGGACGACGAGACCAGGCAGAAGATTTTTGACCCTTTTTTTACGACCAAAGGGATCGGCAGAGGTACAGGATTAGGTCTTTCAATGGCATATGGGATCATCAAGCAGCACAACGGCCATATTAATGTATACAGCGAAATGGGAAAAGGTTCCACGTTCCGGATCTATCTGCCCCTGAGTGAGGCAGTGACTGCAGTGACTGCAGTGACTGCAGTGACTGAAGCAGCAGTGACGATGCCGAGGGGCGGGAAAGAGACCATACTGGTTGCCGAGGACAATGAAGAAGTCAGGGGCCTTATACGAAGCGTGCTTGAAGGGTTCAGCTATACGGTCATAACAGCGGGCGATGGAGAGGAGGCACTTCATAAGTTCAGGGAAAATGAAGACAGGATCAAACTTGTCATTCTCGATGTCATCATGCCCAGGAAGAACGGGAAAGAGGTCTATGATGAGATCACCCGGACAAATCCCGGCATGAAAGTCCTGTTCAGCAGCGGGTATACGGCAGATGTGATCAGCACAAAAGGGGTGCTGGAAGGGAAAATGGACTTCATCTCCAAGCCGGTTACTCCGCACGATCTTCTGAACAAGATACGGGAGATCTTAGACCGGCAAGCTTGA
- the hemB gene encoding porphobilinogen synthase: protein MFPYQRPRRLRKNETIRRMVRETSLSPDNFIYPLFITYGKNVRKEIKSMPGCYQESVDMAVKHAKEVYALGIPAIILFGIPEHKDEIGSGAFDPHGEVQKAIRAIKNKVPDLYVITDVCMCEYTSHGHCGIVKNGEVQNDPTLELLAREALSHAEAGADMVAPSDMMDNRVEAIRLALDENGFSELPIMSYAAKYASAFYGPFREAAESVPQFGDRRSYQMDPANRREALKEVALDIEEGADIVMVKPAMTYLDIISDIKESFDLPVAAYNVSGEYSCIKAAAKMGWIDEERAMMELLTSIKRAGADLILTYFAKDAARVLNR from the coding sequence GTGTTTCCGTATCAGAGGCCAAGAAGGCTCAGAAAGAACGAAACGATCCGGAGGATGGTGAGGGAAACCTCGCTTTCTCCGGATAACTTCATCTACCCGCTTTTTATCACGTATGGCAAAAATGTCCGCAAAGAGATCAAGTCCATGCCCGGCTGCTATCAGGAGTCTGTGGACATGGCCGTTAAACATGCCAAAGAGGTCTATGCTCTCGGCATACCTGCGATCATCCTCTTCGGCATTCCTGAGCATAAGGACGAGATCGGATCAGGGGCCTTTGATCCCCACGGCGAAGTCCAGAAGGCCATCAGGGCCATCAAGAATAAAGTGCCGGATCTGTATGTCATTACTGATGTCTGCATGTGCGAATACACGAGTCACGGCCACTGCGGCATCGTAAAAAACGGCGAGGTCCAGAATGATCCGACCCTTGAACTGCTGGCCAGGGAAGCCCTTTCCCATGCAGAAGCGGGTGCAGACATGGTTGCCCCTTCTGATATGATGGACAACCGGGTCGAGGCAATCAGGCTGGCCCTGGATGAAAATGGTTTCTCTGAACTGCCGATCATGAGCTATGCTGCAAAATATGCCTCTGCCTTTTATGGCCCGTTCAGGGAAGCAGCAGAATCAGTACCCCAGTTTGGCGACCGCCGCTCTTATCAGATGGACCCCGCCAACAGGAGAGAGGCACTTAAGGAAGTTGCTCTCGATATCGAAGAAGGTGCAGACATCGTGATGGTGAAGCCTGCCATGACCTATCTCGACATAATCTCTGACATAAAAGAGAGCTTTGATCTTCCGGTCGCCGCGTACAACGTGAGCGGCGAATATTCCTGCATCAAGGCTGCGGCAAAGATGGGCTGGATAGACGAAGAGCGCGCGATGATGGAACTGCTCACCTCGATCAAACGCGCCGGCGCTGATCTGATTCTCACTTATTTTGCCAAGGACGCGGCAAGGGTTTTAAACAGATAG
- a CDS encoding TonB-dependent receptor: protein MHRTVSLKKALCLTAVLVLSPVLAWGAASQDSLAMSSLLKKGLAELVELEVSLATGTSRSLKLAPSVATVITSQDIEDMGATTLDEILETVAGLHVQPGGSNIFSPVWSIRGIYTQLNPQVLLLIDGQPVKINTNGVKPYRLRMPVSMISRIEIIRGPGSAVLGADAFAGAINIITRNSSDINGTNFGARGGSFGSYDAWAQHGGTYNGWDVALGAEYAKGDGDRKRIIEKDALGSGPPSLAPGPLDTHYETLSASMSARKGKFTFRFHNSGMIDNGLGAGISTVLNDGKSYTDNFLLLGSLSYKEKDLLPDVDLTATVHGEYLWLENTFYFFPENFRRMIGKPGVRELSGGLELAGEYHGFSDHGVRLSLGMNNYDINTFQHKNYGSGVPVQFGELVDISDTPYVYLNDHDRQLYFAGIQDEWSFAKGWELTTGIRYDSYSDFGSAVSPRVALVWSATPELIAKLMYGRAFRAPSFGEMHTQNNPSILGNTNLEPETIDTYEVAFDYRPTKSMRLGLNLFKSRISGLIDYVSDPAPATSKTAQNARDQDGQGIEIEADWQTTDALRFRANFSYQRSTDTKTGAVVPDVPAAKFYANANWKFMPDWSLDGQYFWVGGRHRAVGDIRPDIKDYDLVNLTLRKKNIARHWDISVAVRNLFDSDIREPSPPVVPNDFPMEHRSVWAELRYHF from the coding sequence ATGCATAGAACGGTCTCATTAAAGAAGGCTCTCTGCCTCACTGCAGTTCTTGTTCTGTCCCCTGTCCTTGCCTGGGGTGCTGCCTCTCAGGACTCATTGGCAATGTCCTCACTCCTGAAAAAAGGCCTTGCAGAACTGGTGGAACTCGAAGTTTCGCTTGCAACGGGCACCTCAAGGTCGCTGAAGCTCGCACCGTCTGTAGCAACGGTCATTACCTCCCAGGATATCGAGGACATGGGAGCGACGACCCTGGATGAGATTCTTGAAACCGTTGCCGGCCTGCATGTCCAGCCTGGCGGCTCCAATATCTTTTCGCCTGTATGGAGCATCCGGGGCATTTATACACAGCTGAATCCGCAGGTGCTCCTGCTGATCGATGGGCAGCCGGTAAAGATAAATACTAATGGGGTCAAGCCCTATAGACTCAGAATGCCGGTATCGATGATTTCAAGAATAGAGATAATCCGCGGTCCGGGCTCTGCAGTGCTTGGTGCGGATGCTTTTGCAGGCGCTATCAATATAATAACCAGAAACAGCAGCGATATTAACGGCACAAACTTTGGTGCGCGGGGAGGATCCTTTGGCAGTTATGATGCATGGGCCCAGCACGGCGGCACCTATAATGGTTGGGATGTCGCGCTCGGCGCTGAATACGCAAAAGGAGATGGTGACCGTAAACGGATAATAGAAAAAGATGCTCTTGGCAGCGGGCCCCCATCTCTTGCCCCCGGCCCTCTTGACACGCACTATGAAACGCTTAGCGCCAGCATGTCGGCACGGAAGGGAAAATTCACATTCAGGTTTCATAACAGCGGGATGATCGATAATGGATTAGGCGCCGGTATTAGCACTGTCCTGAACGATGGCAAGAGCTATACCGATAATTTTTTGTTATTGGGGTCTTTGAGTTATAAAGAAAAGGATCTTTTGCCGGACGTTGACCTTACCGCAACTGTTCACGGAGAATATCTCTGGCTGGAAAATACGTTCTATTTTTTTCCCGAGAATTTTCGCAGAATGATCGGAAAGCCAGGAGTCAGGGAATTAAGCGGCGGACTTGAACTGGCGGGTGAATACCACGGCTTCAGCGATCACGGGGTAAGACTCTCCCTGGGCATGAACAATTATGATATCAATACCTTTCAGCATAAGAATTATGGGAGCGGCGTACCTGTCCAGTTCGGGGAGCTTGTGGACATTTCTGACACTCCCTATGTCTATCTGAACGATCATGATCGCCAGCTATATTTTGCCGGTATACAGGATGAATGGTCATTTGCAAAAGGCTGGGAGCTGACCACCGGGATCAGATATGATTCCTATTCAGACTTTGGCAGCGCTGTGAGTCCGAGAGTAGCCCTTGTTTGGAGTGCAACCCCGGAGCTTATCGCCAAGTTGATGTACGGCAGGGCATTCAGGGCACCATCATTTGGCGAGATGCATACTCAGAATAATCCCTCAATACTCGGCAATACGAATCTCGAACCAGAAACGATTGATACTTACGAGGTTGCCTTTGATTACCGCCCGACCAAAAGCATGCGACTGGGCCTGAATCTGTTTAAGTCCCGGATCAGCGGTTTGATAGATTATGTTTCTGATCCGGCGCCTGCGACTTCGAAGACAGCGCAGAATGCCCGTGATCAGGACGGACAGGGAATTGAGATCGAGGCTGATTGGCAGACCACCGATGCTCTGAGGTTCCGGGCCAACTTCTCATACCAGAGGTCTACAGATACAAAGACCGGAGCAGTTGTACCGGATGTCCCGGCCGCAAAGTTTTATGCGAATGCCAACTGGAAGTTCATGCCTGACTGGTCCCTGGATGGTCAGTATTTCTGGGTCGGGGGAAGACACCGGGCTGTTGGCGATATCCGTCCTGATATCAAGGATTACGACCTTGTGAACCTAACTCTTAGAAAGAAGAATATTGCCAGACATTGGGACATATCCGTTGCTGTCCGGAATCTGTTTGACTCTGATATACGTGAACCGAGCCCGCCAGTCGTGCCGAACGACTTCCCGATGGAGCACCGCAGCGTTTGGGCTGAACTGAGATATCATTTCTAA
- a CDS encoding YfiR family protein, whose translation MRYPDRYLLNFAQSPLPPFQSRTARTRKWAGYSQFSRFAILAAFLSSLFSFVWAVPLQRVSYAQQQSVKEYELKAVYLYNFLQFVQWPPSKRLISKDGAMVIGVVGESPFGDALDVLQADVRNSGMKPVKVIQYGAYQEDMDLGSCHLLFVSASEKSNFRKITAGLRDAPVLTVADSENFLSSGGMVNLVQSGGKIRWSINRTPADRAGLRFSSQLLNIAVRIVDGR comes from the coding sequence ATGCGCTATCCTGACAGATATCTGCTGAATTTTGCTCAGTCTCCCCTGCCTCCTTTTCAGAGCAGGACTGCCAGGACAAGAAAATGGGCAGGATATTCGCAATTCAGCAGATTTGCTATTCTGGCGGCCTTCCTGAGTTCGCTCTTTTCGTTTGTCTGGGCAGTGCCGCTGCAGCGGGTCAGCTATGCACAGCAGCAGTCTGTGAAAGAGTATGAGCTCAAAGCAGTCTACCTTTATAATTTTCTGCAGTTTGTTCAGTGGCCCCCATCGAAACGTCTGATCTCAAAAGACGGAGCTATGGTGATCGGTGTTGTCGGTGAATCCCCGTTTGGCGATGCCCTGGACGTACTGCAGGCAGATGTCCGAAACAGCGGAATGAAACCGGTAAAGGTCATCCAATACGGGGCTTACCAGGAAGATATGGATCTGGGCTCATGTCATCTGCTTTTTGTGAGCGCATCGGAAAAGAGCAATTTCAGAAAGATCACTGCGGGCCTCAGAGATGCCCCGGTGCTCACGGTTGCAGACAGCGAGAATTTTCTCTCCTCAGGCGGCATGGTCAATCTTGTGCAGAGCGGGGGAAAGATCCGATGGTCGATCAACCGGACTCCTGCTGACCGGGCCGGGCTTCGCTTCAGTTCACAGCTGCTCAATATTGCGGTGAGGATCGTGGACGGCCGCTGA
- a CDS encoding phosphoglucosamine mutase: MKLFGTDGMRGKVNKYPMTPEIALRVGMAAAIVLKKQHHGRNMVLIGKDTRLSGYMIESALTSGICSMGMNVTLVGPLPTPGIAFLTRALRIDAGVVISASHNPFYDNGIKFFSYNGFKLPDSLEARIEAMVKDDGLERYRAKGEDVGKAFRLDDATGRYIEYIKSTLRKGVTFEGMKVVVDCANGSAYKTTPWLLRELGAEVISIHDRPNGTNINDNCGSLHTEDLVKAVLKNKADIGIAHDGDADRVLLCDEKGRLVDGDQIMGMCAVEMHAQGGLRQNTVVATVMSNIGLEIFLKKQGIRLIRTKVGDRYVVERMLANDYNFGGEQSGHIIFLDHNTTGDGPITAVQVLDLMKARDLPLSKLVSPIKLFPQVLINVEVEKRQDFRSFPAIVRAVQQAEETLAGKGRVLVRPSGTEPKVRVMLEGESLKEINRLGRNIAKVIKEKMA; this comes from the coding sequence ATGAAGCTGTTCGGCACTGACGGTATGCGGGGCAAGGTTAACAAATATCCGATGACCCCTGAGATAGCCCTGAGGGTCGGCATGGCAGCTGCCATTGTGCTGAAGAAGCAGCACCATGGCAGGAACATGGTTCTTATCGGCAAGGATACCCGGCTTTCCGGGTACATGATCGAGAGCGCACTCACCTCAGGCATCTGCTCCATGGGGATGAATGTAACGCTTGTGGGCCCTCTTCCCACGCCGGGCATTGCATTCCTGACGCGTGCCCTGCGGATCGATGCTGGTGTTGTGATCTCCGCATCGCACAATCCTTTTTATGATAATGGCATAAAATTCTTCTCATACAACGGCTTTAAGCTCCCTGATTCCCTTGAGGCCAGGATCGAGGCCATGGTCAAAGATGACGGCCTTGAGCGGTACCGGGCAAAGGGTGAAGACGTCGGCAAGGCCTTCAGGCTCGATGATGCAACCGGGCGATATATCGAATACATCAAGTCAACACTGAGAAAAGGTGTCACGTTCGAAGGCATGAAAGTAGTCGTGGACTGCGCAAATGGTTCTGCGTACAAGACGACTCCCTGGCTTTTGCGCGAGCTTGGCGCCGAGGTGATATCCATTCATGACCGGCCGAACGGCACGAACATAAACGATAACTGCGGTTCCCTGCATACAGAGGATCTGGTGAAGGCTGTCCTGAAGAACAAGGCTGATATCGGTATCGCCCACGACGGGGATGCCGACCGGGTGCTTCTCTGCGACGAAAAGGGCAGGCTCGTTGACGGCGACCAGATCATGGGTATGTGTGCTGTTGAGATGCATGCACAGGGCGGCCTTAGGCAAAACACGGTTGTTGCAACGGTCATGAGCAATATCGGTCTTGAGATCTTTCTGAAGAAACAGGGTATCAGGCTGATCAGGACAAAGGTTGGTGACCGTTATGTGGTCGAGAGGATGTTGGCGAATGACTATAATTTCGGCGGCGAGCAGTCAGGCCATATTATCTTTCTTGACCACAATACGACCGGTGACGGGCCGATCACCGCTGTTCAGGTGCTGGACCTGATGAAGGCGAGAGACCTGCCGCTTTCAAAGCTGGTGTCGCCGATAAAGCTTTTCCCGCAGGTGCTGATCAATGTTGAGGTCGAAAAGAGACAGGATTTCCGCTCCTTTCCTGCCATAGTACGGGCGGTGCAGCAGGCAGAGGAGACCCTTGCCGGCAAAGGCAGGGTGCTGGTCAGGCCCTCAGGCACTGAGCCCAAGGTACGTGTCATGCTTGAAGGCGAGAGCCTGAAGGAGATCAACCGGCTCGGCAGGAACATTGCAAAGGTGATCAAAGAAAAGATGGCCTGA